ACCATGAAGTAAAACATTTATACTACTCCCACGGCTCGTAACACATTCCCCGCTCATCCTGTGAGATATAAAGTCATGATCAGCATTCACACCCGCAATGATAAGTACACAAATTCAGTAtttctattatttattaataacacTACTATTATGATTATTATGtgaattgtaattttttttatctgcaTATAAAAGAGCAAAAGTGGTAGCAAATAATATAGAACATACAAGGTGTGCCGTAAGGGCATATAAGCATAAACATAAGATATATTCATAATCTTTATCCTTCATACCAGGGTTAATATAAAAATAGCATAAACGGAACTTGATACAACTGGAAATAGAAATGGTACATATAGTACACAATCAAATCCGTAGTTCATTCATCAAATCAAAAgattattaatattgaagaaCTATGTGAATATGAAatgtaataatttgaaaattgggCACCACATTCAGCAGATTTCACTACCGAGATTCATGCAAATCAGACGAAGAAAAATACTGCAATACATGGTAAGACAcgttatatatattcatattaatCTCAAATATTTCTAGGTACCAGTTTTATTAACATTTATAACAGATATAATAACCATTATTAAAAGTACCAAAAGACTAAGAAAATTCATAACATCGTAATTTCATTCAATAGGTAATCAAATAAGCCCTCAACGAAACATTATCGCAATGATTCAATGCAGGTAAAGTAACAGTACAGACACTATTTGGGtatttaaaaatacacaaatgTTCTAATTGGCACTATATTGAAGATAATGAATTCAAAAAGTTGAGTTGTTGTAGCTGTTacctaatttgatattttaattacaaaacATCAAAACTACACTGTTGATTTAAAAGGTAGTAAAAGAGCCACATATTATGCATTATATGAAGAGGATGAAACTTGTCCACCACGTCCAGTCCAGTTCGTGTGAACATGCTTTCCTGGTTCTGATAACAGTTCGTACGTATGAGCTCCGAAGTAGTCCCGTTGTGCCTGAAAACCACAAAATAAACTGTTATGCATGAAAAAATTGGCAGATACCACTCTAAATTTCAATAATACTAACATTTTGATATACATACGAGATAAGAAATTTAATCCTCATAATCTTCCTATACCTAGGTTTAGTTTAATTCAGGTTTggtcaaaataattaaatgagcAACTTGCATGCAGCCATTGACATGATATAATAAAGAACGCACTCAACTATGAATTTGTAGTACTCATTAGTCATTATCATATGTCTTCAATACAGTATAAGTTGTTGTTTTGGTATTTCAGCAATTGAAGGAAATATGTCAatccaaaaatatattccataaCTTAAACAGaagctttatatatatatagcttcaTTCAAAGATGTGTAAATTGAGAACCTAAcccaaccctaaccctaaaAAGTGTACATATATTCTGTTGCATGAAACTGGATAACACCCACCTGAATAATATTAGCAGGAACACGTTCTGATCGATAACCATCATAAAATGCTAATGCGGAACTGAGACAAGGTGTTGGAATTCCCTGCAACACTACAGCTGATAACACTCTTCTCCATCCATCCTAGTGATACAATtgcaaatattataaaacatacAACAGAACAGATTAATCCAATAGCAGCAATGGTTGAAGTGGAATTAATTCAAATTCCATCTAATTTTGAATCACACTTTTCTCACAATACAAACTTTGTTTAGTTAAAAATTCCCTTCCCAAATAACTGTACACGAATCTGTGACAGGCAGTgcgatttagatatatatatatatatatatatatatacatgttagCTTTATATCACTtcgaacaaaaatatataagtataaaagTATATTCGTTCATGTTCCTCTCTCAAGCATGAGTTAAGGGCTCCCACCTCCGGGaggattttgaatttttgaagttaagatattattatatatatatgaaatgttGACACAAACCTGACATTTATGAATTGCAACTTTGAAAAAATCATCCAGAAGTAAGTTTTCAAGCTTTGGATTCTTAGCAAAAGCCTTTTTGATTTCACCCAGAAAAGCACTGGAATAACAAAATTCACTTTATGAATGAAAAAACTTGTAATGAATATCACGGATCTATTGCACATCATGAAAATGTAATGTGAACTTTTTATACAAGCGATTACATTATTAAGATATTCAAGGAATATACAAATTGAACTAAGAAAGATGCATCAAAATCAGtcaataatttttcttttacaTTCCGAGATGTATCTCATAATTATCGGCGCTCCGGTAGTACgagaaccaatatggcggacaccgaaatgcagtatgtgtaccaggttaaagttaggccataatttcaggtacaaatactacggcagtcacttggccagtccccgaactcgaaatagaactaaaaaaggaaaattggaataaaattatggcctaaccctaaccaggtacacatactacgttccggtgtccgccatattggttcacatctTTATTTTTATGTCAGACCAGAAACATAGCTTTCTCTTTGTCTATCGAATTTTTCAAATGTATGATAAAAATTGAGTTACCTTCTAATAATACATCCACCTCTCCACATGAGTGCAATGCCCCCGTAATTCAAATCCCAGTTGTATGCTTTAGCTGCTCCTCTCATTAACATAAACCCTTGAGCatatgatattatttttgatGCATACAATGCCTGTGtaagtaaaattgaaatataattctattaataaaattttatagtgGGGTCCTACGGTTTGTTTTCTATTAAAGTAATCCAAAAAAAAAGGTGGAAGCCATAATTTATGCAGAATATCAGCTACCATGGGATAGGCAGTACATCTTAAAAAACCTATTCAAAACACACCAGTATCgcaaatcaaattttcattaaattttaggTAATAcagtaaatttaatattttcattttaaggaAGCAGTATAGAGGTTGAGGTTTCATCTTTATCCAGGTTCCAACCATGATTTACACTTCCTTAGTTTTAAAAAAGGCATGGAGCGAGCACAAATAGAAAGCAGATTTATGCTTTTAATGGTAATGGAACTGTTGTTTTAGTTATTTATCAAAGGGaaatggctcggcggtgtggcgcatcgtgcaaaacgttaggaatacgcatctctgattaccctgcgtgggttcgcaggttcgaatcccatgcggggatgatcatgtgcgagaggattgctggactccttgccacCGTAGAGTGGTTCaagtaaccactggtcggttacagcttcctccaccatcaaatccatgcttccgaaaacagataactggctaactaatcccatacccacctGGACTGGTACTCGGTTGAGAGGTCATGCTTCGCCATATGGGGGATCAATATGTAAACCCTATCCCATATTATCCGAAAAATCCATACAATTGTTACAAATAACAAATCAACATTCAACATCAAAATCGATAGCAAATGAATACCTGTCTCAAATCTTCGATAAATTTCTTTTTGTCATCAATTTTGACAACTCCTTGGGTTGGTCCCTTCAATTGTTTTGATGCGGTAACTCTCTCATCTTTTAATGATGATAGACACCTTGCAAAAACTGATTCTCCTGAAAAAATGTGAATAATTTCTCATTTATTTACTTCAATGTTCATAAATCTATTATTTGAATTATGTTTAATTCGAGTTGTATTCGGTATTCATAGAATTAATGTCATAATATGCGCTTCACGTTTTTATATAAGATTCCTTGAAGGGAAATTCCACACGACTAAACTAAAATTGGAAAGAGTAATGATAGAGAAGGAGTTTTCGATCCAATAATACGAAAGTGTCAAGGTTCTCCATTTGGTGTGATGGTTAAACCATTAGACTTAACTGTGTAAAATCAGATAAAAGGAGTGCAAACTTTGATTTTTATACAACTCCCATTCCAAAACTAGTTTTaagaaaaaatatacaaaaaaaattgactacTCTTTTACCTATTAATGTCAATGGCATTCCTTGATCTAAAGCAGATATAGCCGTCCATTTTCCAGTTCCTTTCTGTCCTGCAGcatcttttattttatcaacAAGATGAAGTCCATCAGTATCACGAAATTTCATGATATCTGCAgtgatttcaatcaaaaaagaATCTAGTTCTCCTTTATTCCATTCTGTGAGAACCTGACAATAAAGACAAAAATTGGTacataatataaaaatgattgccATAAAAGATATAGAAACAGTTTCACCgataataaaacatttcaaacaGAATCAACTATGAATTATGAAACGGTAGCATCCGTAACATTTGACATAGACTTTGAGTAAACACTTTTGATATCACAAGTCAAAAATCCATCAACTCTGTACACTTACCTGAGATATTTCATCATTATTCATTCCAACAACATCTTTCATGATATGACAAGCTTCACAAATTAACTGCATATCTCCATATTCAATACCATTGTGCACCATTTTCACATAATGACCTGCTCCGTCTTCACCAACCTTAAAATGATAGAAATGTTTGGTTCTGATTCTATCCTTATATAGTTTTTAAATGAAGTCGGAGCATTTTTCTTGATCAACTTTCAAAGCAAAGGGTCAAATTAATATATTAACAACTAATATTGGATATTGGAAGTGAACCCCTGAAATGTTTTG
The sequence above is a segment of the Styela clava chromosome 7, kaStyClav1.hap1.2, whole genome shotgun sequence genome. Coding sequences within it:
- the LOC120328908 gene encoding 6-phosphogluconate dehydrogenase, decarboxylating-like: MDKKADIALIGLAVMGQNLILNMNDHGFVVCAFNRTVEKVDHFLANEAKGTKIIGAKSLEDMVSKLKKPRKVMMLVKAGAAVDAFIDKLVPLLEAGDIIIDGGNSEYTDSIRRAKSLEAKNLLFVGSGVSGGEEGARYGPSLMPGGSPKAWPHIKPIFQGIAAKSDGEPCCDWVGEDGAGHYVKMVHNGIEYGDMQLICEACHIMKDVVGMNNDEISQVLTEWNKGELDSFLIEITADIMKFRDTDGLHLVDKIKDAAGQKGTGKWTAISALDQGMPLTLIGESVFARCLSSLKDERVTASKQLKGPTQGVVKIDDKKKFIEDLRQALYASKIISYAQGFMLMRGAAKAYNWDLNYGGIALMWRGGCIIRSAFLGEIKKAFAKNPKLENLLLDDFFKVAIHKCQDGWRRVLSAVVLQGIPTPCLSSALAFYDGYRSERVPANIIQAQRDYFGAHTYELLSEPGKHVHTNWTGRGGQVSSSSYNA